The Gemmatimonadaceae bacterium genome has a segment encoding these proteins:
- the lolA gene encoding outer membrane lipoprotein chaperone LolA, which produces MTGSHSISRWLATAALGAASLGAWARVLPAQDAAGAAIDRAVEAYAKVKTARASFEQVVTNPLTGSRLQSRGEFEQARPDRFAFRFADPKGDMIVSDGKYVWVYLPSSTPGQVIRAPLTSDVEGSIDLIGAFFSNPRARYTVSDGGAATLGGRASRIVTLTPKGKASSSFTRAKVWIDAADGTLRQFEAEELNGVVRLVKITAFDANAAVAEGAFRFKPPRGVRVVDQSEIQ; this is translated from the coding sequence ATGACTGGTTCGCATTCCATCTCTCGCTGGCTCGCCACTGCCGCACTGGGTGCCGCCTCGCTTGGCGCGTGGGCGCGCGTACTGCCGGCGCAGGACGCCGCGGGCGCGGCGATCGATCGCGCCGTCGAGGCCTACGCGAAGGTGAAGACGGCCCGCGCCTCGTTCGAACAGGTGGTGACGAACCCACTGACCGGATCCAGGCTGCAGTCGCGCGGCGAATTCGAGCAGGCGCGTCCCGATCGGTTCGCCTTCCGTTTCGCCGACCCCAAGGGCGACATGATCGTCTCCGACGGCAAGTATGTCTGGGTCTATCTCCCGAGTTCCACTCCCGGGCAGGTGATTCGCGCCCCGCTCACCTCCGACGTGGAGGGATCGATCGACCTCATCGGCGCCTTCTTCAGCAACCCGCGCGCGCGCTACACCGTGAGCGATGGTGGTGCCGCCACGTTAGGCGGCCGGGCGTCGCGCATCGTGACGCTCACGCCCAAGGGCAAGGCCAGCAGCAGCTTCACCCGGGCCAAGGTGTGGATCGACGCGGCCGACGGAACGCTGCGTCAGTTCGAGGCCGAGGAGCTGAACGGCGTCGTGCGCCTCGTGAAGATCACGGCCTTCGACGCCAACGCCGCCGTTGCGGAGGGCGCCTTCCGCTTCAAGCCACCGCGCGGCGTGCGCGTGGTGGACCAGTCGGAGATCCAGTAG
- the aroF gene encoding 3-deoxy-7-phosphoheptulonate synthase: MLVVMHTTATEADIEAVCRVIADMGYSPVPMPGEQRTAIGVVGNDGRVDDTNVVGLAGVAQVIHVSRPYKQVSREWKPANTVVPIAPGVAFGGSAIVIVAGPCSVESEEQILAAARAVRAAGGSALRGGAFKPRSSPYSFQGMGKRGLELLALARAETGLPVVTEAMDEAGAELVAEYADCIQIGARNMQNYSLLKAAGRIGKPILLKRGMAATITDLLLSAEYILAEGNAQVILCERGLRSFDTAARNMFDLNAIPIVQKQSHLPIVADPSHGTGLRDMVIPMTRAAVAAGADGILVEMHPNPDRAKSDGAQSIFPEQFARLMQEVRHIAQAIGRDVTPSPGT; this comes from the coding sequence ATGCTCGTCGTCATGCACACCACCGCGACCGAGGCCGATATCGAGGCCGTCTGTCGCGTGATCGCCGATATGGGCTATTCCCCCGTCCCCATGCCCGGCGAGCAACGCACCGCCATCGGCGTCGTGGGGAACGACGGGCGCGTCGACGACACGAATGTCGTCGGCCTCGCTGGCGTGGCGCAGGTCATCCATGTCTCGCGCCCCTACAAGCAGGTCTCGCGCGAGTGGAAGCCGGCCAACACCGTCGTCCCCATCGCCCCGGGCGTGGCCTTTGGCGGGAGCGCGATCGTCATCGTCGCCGGCCCCTGCTCCGTCGAGTCGGAAGAGCAGATCCTCGCCGCCGCGCGCGCCGTGCGTGCAGCTGGCGGGAGCGCGCTGCGCGGCGGCGCCTTCAAGCCGCGCTCTTCACCCTACTCGTTCCAGGGGATGGGAAAGCGCGGGCTCGAACTCCTTGCCCTCGCCCGCGCCGAGACCGGGCTCCCCGTCGTGACCGAGGCAATGGACGAAGCTGGCGCCGAGCTGGTGGCGGAATACGCCGACTGCATCCAGATCGGCGCGCGCAACATGCAGAACTACTCGCTGCTCAAGGCCGCGGGACGCATCGGCAAGCCGATACTGCTCAAGCGCGGAATGGCGGCGACCATCACCGATCTCCTGCTCAGCGCCGAGTACATCCTGGCCGAAGGCAACGCGCAGGTGATCCTGTGCGAGCGTGGGCTGCGCTCGTTCGATACGGCGGCGCGCAACATGTTCGACCTCAACGCCATCCCCATTGTCCAGAAGCAGTCGCACCTCCCCATCGTGGCCGACCCGAGCCACGGCACGGGGCTTCGCGACATGGTGATTCCAATGACGCGCGCCGCCGTGGCCGCTGGCGCCGATGGGATTCTCGTCGAGATGCACCCCAACCCGGATCGCGCCAAGTCCGACGGGGCGCAGTCGATCTTCCCGGAGCAGTTCGCGCGACTGATGCAGGAGGTGCGTCACATCGCGCAGGCCATCGGGCGCGACGTCACGCCGTCGCCGGGAACGTAA